CACATGACTAAACTTATCGTAAAGCTTGTTTTATTAACCGTTTTAATGGGATGCAGTACAACACCGTCCAGTGAGGATGTATCACCTTCTGAAATAAAGTTTGAAAAGGATAGTAGTTTTTGCGATGCCTACACCGAATCTTCCGTAATAACGCATCCCAATTATATCAAATGCATGAAAGACCAAGGGTGGAATCTTCAAGAATAAAAATCTTTAAAAAACGATTACGCCAAATATTAAGGGCTCACTATCAGCCAAATGTAGAGCGTTAAAGTAGAAAACTTAAGAGATGCTTTCTGTTAACCTTTGCTTTAAAAGGAGGTTGTCGTTAACAAAAAAGTGTCAATTAAAAAGATCGCCAAAGATACTTACAGAATTCACAAAAAAACAAATTGGAAGAATATGAAACTTTAAGAAAAAATCGGGCGTAACGATCAACCGGTATTACACACAATTTTTTTATATATTTCCTGACCAGCGACGGGTATCGTGAAAAGAGGAAATGATCTACAACCCCACGGGTGGGAATGGAGGCTATAAGAACTCTCTTCCTTAATGATGGTCGGAGTTCCAATAAATTTCCTTATCACTTGCGAAATGGCTAGGAGCGGGCTATGCACATTTTAAACATGATTCCTTAGCATCAGTTCCTTGGGATAGGGATTCAGATATACCTGGTCGAGAAGATAAGTGATATCGTACTTTTTTACATAATGCTTTATCAAGGTGAGAGGAACAATGAGGGGTACCAGCTCTTTTCTATAGTCTTCCAAGGTTGATAAGATATCCTGCTTTTCTTCTTTTAACAGATCCTTTTTCAAAAACCCCAGCATATGCTGAAGCACATCGGTATTTTTTTTCGGAGTAGATTTCAGGGTCAATCCTTCCATGAATATTTTGCTGTAACGGGTTTTCATTTCTGCTGGTCGAAATTTCTTGGCCTCGGCCACCAGGCCTCCCAGGGTGTCATAATGTTTTCTGCTGTGGGATAAAAGTAAAAACTTATGTTGGGTGTGAAAGTTTACCAGCGCCCCTCTCGAATACCCTTCTTGAAATAATTTTTGCAGGCGGTGATAACTGAACACACGGACGATAAAGTTTTCCCGGATTTTGAAGTCATTCAATCGTCCCTCTTCCTCCACAGGAATCAAAGGAAATTTTTTCATGAATGTACTGGCAAATAATCCTTGTGCCATAGAATTGGCCTTATTCCCTGATTCGGTATATAGAGATACGCGTTCGATGCCGCAGGAAGGCGATCCTTTCTTGAAAATAAAACCGCTCAAGTCATGGGAAGAAAGTTCTCGAACCTTGCCGGCGCTGAATCGGATCATCTTTTGCGTCCAGTCGGTTCCTGTTTTCGTCCCAACCATTCTTGGAGAATCCTTGTCTCCCGCTAAATGGACCGTTTCACGCGGCACCCCCATTCCGATCTCAACTTCAGGGCATACAGGGACATAGTCAAAAAACTTGCCCAATATTTCCTTGGCATATAAGTTTTGCTTGTGGTCACCGTTCCAGCGGACTTTTTCGCCCAGCAGGCAACTGCTGATTCCTATCCAAAGCTTGCCCATAAAACGATCCTTTGCAGTAATATAATTTTTGAAAATTTGAAGCCTCTAGCTTCTTAATCAAAACTAAAATAATTATCAGGATGTCAGCTCAGTTAATAGTTTCTCCAAAATTTCCAGGTCATTCACGATTTTAATATTTGCTTTTTCGAAAGCCGACTCCACGCCCCTTATTCCCTGT
The nucleotide sequence above comes from Nitrospinota bacterium. Encoded proteins:
- a CDS encoding DUF523 and DUF1722 domain-containing protein; the protein is MGKLWIGISSCLLGEKVRWNGDHKQNLYAKEILGKFFDYVPVCPEVEIGMGVPRETVHLAGDKDSPRMVGTKTGTDWTQKMIRFSAGKVRELSSHDLSGFIFKKGSPSCGIERVSLYTESGNKANSMAQGLFASTFMKKFPLIPVEEEGRLNDFKIRENFIVRVFSYHRLQKLFQEGYSRGALVNFHTQHKFLLLSHSRKHYDTLGGLVAEAKKFRPAEMKTRYSKIFMEGLTLKSTPKKNTDVLQHMLGFLKKDLLKEEKQDILSTLEDYRKELVPLIVPLTLIKHYVKKYDITYLLDQVYLNPYPKELMLRNHV